A region of the Arthrobacter sp. FW306-07-I genome:
TCGCTTTGTCCGGCCAGCTGCGTTCGTAGCCGCTGATGAGGTAGGAGTAGGCATCCTTGACGTAGTACGTCTCGTCGAACACCAGCTTGTGCGGAACCTCGAGGCGGATGAACCGGAGGAGGCCGCCAATGACTGCCGTCAGGACCGGAACCAGGAGGAACCAAAGACGGAGCGACGGCGGGTAGTCACGCCACGAGGTACCGGTACCAATCAGCCTTGCCCGCAGCGCCTCGACGGTGAACGCCTCATCCGGCCGGCTAATCCAGGACTGGGCAGCCTTCCCGTGAGGCTCCACCGCTGTGGCGCCTGCTGAAGGGGATGCCGCCAGGCTGCGTTTCCAGGCCCCGGCGGGCCGCGTCGAGGTCTGCGTCACGAGCCCCATGCTACCTTTTGCGGCTGGAAGACCCGGCAGCAGTAGGCTTGGTGGGTGGACCCGAACCCCAGCCCCCTCCCCGAGCCCGCCCCTTCGACTGCGGGGCGGATCGTCCTTGCCGCCACACCGATCGGGAACACCGGCGACGCCTCCGCCCGGCTCGTGGAACTGCTGGGCACGGCAGACATCGTCGCCGCCGAGGACACCCGGCGGCTCCACCGCCTGGTCCAGAGCCTGGGCGTTACCGTGGCCGGCCGCGTCATCAGCTACCACGAACACAACGAGGCCACCCGGACGGCCGAACTCCTTGACCACGTGCGTGCCGGCAGCACGCTCCTCATGGTGACCGACGCCGGGATGCCTGCGGTTTCGGACCCCGGTTTCCGGCTGGTTGAGGGCGCCATTGCGGCGGGGCTTACCGTCACCGCCGTCCCCGGCCCCTCAGCCGTGCTCACGGCACTGGCGCTGTCCGGCCTCCCAACGGACCGGTTCTGCTTCGAAGGGTTCCTTCCCCGCAAAGCCGGCGAAAGGGCCTCCCGCCTCGCCGATCTCGCGGGGGAGCGGCGCACCATGGTCTTCTTCGAAGCTCCGCACCGGTTGGAAGCCATGCTGCGGGCCCTGCGGGAGCGCTTCGGCCCTGACCGTCCCATCGCCGTCTGCCGGGAGCTGACCAAGACGTACGAGGAAGTCATCCGCGGCAGTGTAGGCGAACTCCTCACTTGGGCTGAGGAGAATGAGGTGCGCGGCGAGATCGCCGTCGTGCTCGGCGGTGCGCCGGAACAGGCAGCCGGAACCCCGGAAGACCACGTCGCGGCAGTCAACGAGCTGGTGAACCAGGGCGTCCGGTTGAAGGAGGCTGTAGCCGCCGTTGCCGATGACGCGCGCGTGAGCAAGCGGGAACTGTATTCGGCTGTGCTCGCCGCCCGGTAACCTCCGCAGGGGCCTTCCGATTCCTGTGCAGCTGCACAGCAAAGCTGCGATTCTGCAGTGCGCAACGGCGTAGACCCTAGCGGTGCCCCGCAGTAGTCTGGCTGTTAATCAGCCCCATGATCCCGGTCACTCCGTACCGCGGGGGCGGGCTGCCACAACCCTACTGACGAGGGAGTCATCGTGACTGTCACTGCACAGCCGGCCGTTACCGCCGAGCGCGAAACCCGGCTTTTGGCCTCCGTTCCCACCGGGCTGCTCATCAACGGTGAGTGGCGCGACGCCGCCTCGGGCAAGACGTTCGACGTCGAGGATCCCGCTACCGGGAAGGTGCTGCTGAGCATTGCCGACGCCGGCCCCGAGGACGGTGCGGCCGCCCTGGACGCCGCCGCCGCTGCCCAGGAATCCTGGGCGAAGGTGCCGCCCCGGGAACGCGGCGAAATCCTGCGCCGTGCCTTCGACATGGTGACCGAACGGGCAGAAGACTTCGCCCTCCTGATGACTTTGGAAATGGGCAAGCCGCTGGCCGAGGCCCGCGGTGAAGTGACCTACGGCGCCGAGTTCCTGCGCTGGTTCTCCGAAGAAGCAGTCCGCGCCTTTGGCCGCTATTCCGTCTCACCCGATGGCAAGTCCCGGCTCCTGGTGGCCAAGAAGCCGGTGGGTCCCTGCCTGCTGATCACACCGTGGAACTTCCCGCTGGCCATGGCCACCCGCAAGATCGCCCCGGCCGTCGCCGCGGGCTGCACGATGGTGTTGAAGTCTGCGAACCTGACGCCCCTGACGTCCCAGCTGTTCGCGGCCGTCATGCAGGAAGCCGGCCTCCCGGCCGGTGTCCTTAACGTCATCCCCACGTCCACGGCAGGGGCCACCACCGGGCCCCTGATTAAGGACTCCCGGCTGCGCAAGCTCTCCTTCACCGGCTCCACCGAAGTGGGACGGCGACTGCTGGCCGATGCGTCCGAAAACGTGCTGCGGACTTCCATGGAGCTCGGCGGCAACGCCCCGTTCCTGGTGTTCGAGGACGCCGACCTGGACGCCGCTGTCACCGGTGCCATGGCAGCCAAGCTGCGGAACATGGGCGAGGCCTGCACGGCGGCCAACCGCTTCATCGTCCACGAGTCCGTGGCCGGCGAATTCGCCGGGAAGTTCGCCGCGAAGATGAAGGAAATGACCACCGCCCGCGGAACCGAACCCGAATCC
Encoded here:
- the rsmI gene encoding 16S rRNA (cytidine(1402)-2'-O)-methyltransferase, which codes for MDPNPSPLPEPAPSTAGRIVLAATPIGNTGDASARLVELLGTADIVAAEDTRRLHRLVQSLGVTVAGRVISYHEHNEATRTAELLDHVRAGSTLLMVTDAGMPAVSDPGFRLVEGAIAAGLTVTAVPGPSAVLTALALSGLPTDRFCFEGFLPRKAGERASRLADLAGERRTMVFFEAPHRLEAMLRALRERFGPDRPIAVCRELTKTYEEVIRGSVGELLTWAEENEVRGEIAVVLGGAPEQAAGTPEDHVAAVNELVNQGVRLKEAVAAVADDARVSKRELYSAVLAAR
- a CDS encoding NAD-dependent succinate-semialdehyde dehydrogenase, whose protein sequence is MTVTAQPAVTAERETRLLASVPTGLLINGEWRDAASGKTFDVEDPATGKVLLSIADAGPEDGAAALDAAAAAQESWAKVPPRERGEILRRAFDMVTERAEDFALLMTLEMGKPLAEARGEVTYGAEFLRWFSEEAVRAFGRYSVSPDGKSRLLVAKKPVGPCLLITPWNFPLAMATRKIAPAVAAGCTMVLKSANLTPLTSQLFAAVMQEAGLPAGVLNVIPTSTAGATTGPLIKDSRLRKLSFTGSTEVGRRLLADASENVLRTSMELGGNAPFLVFEDADLDAAVTGAMAAKLRNMGEACTAANRFIVHESVAGEFAGKFAAKMKEMTTARGTEPESKVGPLIDAKSRDKVHELVSDALSSGAKAVLGGAPVEGPGYFYQPTILSGVAEGSRILSEEIFGPVAPIITFSSEDEAVRLANNTEYGLVAYVFTKDINRGIRMGEKLETGMLGLNAGVISNAAAPFGGVKQSGLGREGGLEGIEEYLYTQYIGIADPYAG